Proteins co-encoded in one Ralstonia sp. RRA genomic window:
- a CDS encoding DUF4743 domain-containing protein codes for MTDSRIHQVVDGLAARNALDAAALVPWIVAGQRVGLLDGERAALLGRWPQWFEVSAGRVDLRSTLATEGERTAALAEVIARLAEEGHVRGWRDEQFAVNTGWGTPALALVERAAARFFGIRTYAAHMNGLIDGPEPMLWLARRASTKPIDPGMWDNLVAGGIGHGFDARGALEKECWEEAGIGVDLAARLVPRGTIDVLRAVPEGIQNETLFAFDLTLPASFTPANQDGEVAGHLRASPDAALDIMANCAMTVDATLVTLGALARLIPSLVPQRFAPDNNT; via the coding sequence ATGACTGATTCGCGTATTCATCAGGTTGTTGACGGTTTGGCGGCCCGCAACGCCCTTGATGCCGCAGCTTTGGTGCCCTGGATTGTTGCAGGGCAGCGCGTCGGTTTGCTGGATGGCGAGCGCGCCGCGCTGCTTGGGCGCTGGCCGCAGTGGTTCGAGGTATCGGCAGGTCGGGTCGATTTGCGCAGCACCCTTGCCACCGAGGGCGAACGCACCGCCGCATTGGCCGAGGTGATTGCGCGCTTGGCCGAGGAGGGGCACGTACGTGGCTGGCGCGACGAGCAATTCGCCGTCAATACCGGCTGGGGCACGCCTGCACTGGCGCTGGTCGAACGCGCAGCCGCGCGCTTTTTCGGCATCCGGACTTACGCCGCCCACATGAACGGCTTGATCGACGGCCCAGAGCCAATGCTCTGGCTGGCCCGCCGTGCCAGCACCAAGCCGATCGACCCCGGTATGTGGGACAACCTCGTCGCCGGCGGTATCGGCCATGGGTTCGACGCCCGCGGCGCGCTGGAAAAAGAATGCTGGGAAGAGGCGGGCATCGGTGTCGATCTGGCGGCCCGGCTCGTGCCGCGCGGCACGATCGACGTCCTGCGCGCCGTGCCCGAAGGTATCCAGAACGAGACCCTGTTCGCCTTTGACCTGACGCTGCCCGCCAGCTTCACCCCTGCCAATCAGGACGGCGAGGTGGCAGGCCACCTGCGCGCCAGCCCCGACGCCGCGCTTGATATCATGGCGAATTGCGCGATGACGGTGGACGCCACGCTCGTCACCCTCGGTGCCCTGGCGCGCTTGATTCCGTCCCTTGTGCCGCAACGGTTCGCGCCTGACAACAATACGTAA